A window of Apium graveolens cultivar Ventura chromosome 8, ASM990537v1, whole genome shotgun sequence contains these coding sequences:
- the LOC141679866 gene encoding uncharacterized protein LOC141679866, translated as MKSDFPTKNNEAEYDALIAGLGLVGTLIVKKLKSLLKLKTCDIPGQGEFQARDETKANYVCPVRAVMTQYDECHIGHIPREENDKADALSKFASSEIEENLGSVYFRVLKIQSIDVKLVAPIVLEGSWIDPIKAHLQTRWLPNNVLEVRKLFVGALKYSLVDEIIYKRSFVVSYLKCRRPDEARLALEEVHEGICAQHLGGRALTHKNTRLGF; from the coding sequence atgaagtcGGATTTTCCAACTAAAAATAATGAAGCTGAGTATGACGCTCtaatagctggccttggcctagtaGGGACGTTGATAGTCAAAAAACTTAAAAGTTTGCTGAAACTCAAAACTTGTGATATCCCAGGTCAAGGAGAGTTTCAAGCAAGAGATGAAACGAAGGCAAATTATGTATGCCCGGTGagagctgtgatgacccaatATGATGAGTGCCATATCGGGCATATTCCAAGAGAAGAAAATGATAAGGCTGATGCATTGTCTAAATTTGCCTCATCGGAAATAGAAGAAAACCTTGGAAgcgtgtacttccgtgttttaaaAATACAAAGTATAGATGTCAAGTTAGTTGCCCCCATAGTGCTCGAAggatcatggatagatcccattaaggctcatcTACAAACGAGATGGCTTCCTAATAATGTTTTGGAAGTAAGAAAGTTGTTTGTAGGAGCCCTAAAATATTCTTTGGTTGATGAGATTATTTATAAAAGGTCTTTCGTAGTTTCCTATTTAAAGTGTCGCAGGCCGGATGAGGCTCGACTTGCATTGGAGGAAGTACATGAGGGTATATGTGcccaacacttggggggcagggccttaaCCCATAAAAatactcgtttaggcttctaa